In Wolinella succinogenes DSM 1740, a single genomic region encodes these proteins:
- a CDS encoding fibronectin type III domain-containing protein, whose amino-acid sequence MKHFFRMLLWSALALWVSGCAVSNPFGSSEFVDGNLPRVSSIRTLPDVSSVAFEWNLINDPRIDGYYLYRKEVGASGDFERVGRIESRFGAHHVDRELKPGTTYLYKMNTYNKATGGVSPDSEVVEAKTIALEPLGFVQAMSGYPRKVKILWGPHNDPRVSGYVVEREESGKWKSVGKTDSRLLVEYLDMKLEDGKEYRYRVLAKTHEGALSTPSEVVSAITKPKPPMVQGVVASVDIPKRIELSWEKSTQADVVNYKVYRAPWEKWNYSELTQTQGETSYVDNIDGDGKEYYYKVSAIDVDGIESLLPESPIYGTTLKLPATPVMEYARIENGQVVLRWAPTDDRSVEYVVYKSDGWFMPKTERFVGIKDVNFYDREIVPGKKYYYSVAAVDRHGLESKRSNEVVLLLPQEAR is encoded by the coding sequence ATGAAACACTTCTTCCGGATGCTATTGTGGAGCGCTTTAGCGCTTTGGGTTAGCGGATGCGCGGTGAGCAATCCTTTTGGCTCCAGCGAATTTGTGGATGGGAATCTCCCTAGGGTCTCCTCGATAAGGACTCTGCCTGATGTGAGCTCGGTCGCTTTTGAGTGGAATCTCATCAATGATCCGAGAATTGATGGCTACTACCTTTACCGCAAAGAGGTCGGTGCAAGCGGGGATTTTGAGCGCGTAGGAAGAATCGAATCGCGTTTTGGGGCCCATCATGTTGATAGGGAGCTAAAGCCTGGCACCACCTATCTCTACAAGATGAACACTTATAACAAAGCCACAGGGGGAGTTTCGCCTGATAGTGAGGTGGTTGAGGCAAAGACGATCGCCTTAGAGCCTTTAGGGTTTGTTCAGGCGATGAGTGGCTACCCTCGAAAGGTGAAGATTCTTTGGGGACCACACAATGATCCTAGGGTCTCTGGCTATGTAGTTGAGCGAGAAGAGAGCGGCAAATGGAAGAGTGTGGGCAAAACCGATAGCCGACTTTTGGTCGAATATCTTGATATGAAGCTCGAAGATGGAAAAGAGTATCGCTATCGTGTTCTTGCCAAAACTCACGAAGGAGCCCTCTCAACACCCAGTGAAGTGGTGAGTGCAATCACTAAGCCCAAGCCCCCGATGGTGCAAGGGGTTGTCGCGAGTGTGGATATTCCCAAGCGAATTGAGCTCTCTTGGGAGAAAAGCACGCAAGCGGATGTGGTGAATTATAAGGTTTATCGAGCCCCTTGGGAGAAGTGGAACTACTCCGAGTTGACGCAAACGCAGGGAGAGACGAGCTATGTTGATAATATTGATGGAGATGGAAAGGAGTATTATTACAAAGTGAGCGCGATTGATGTGGATGGAATCGAGAGCCTTTTGCCAGAATCGCCCATTTATGGAACCACGCTCAAGCTTCCTGCTACGCCTGTGATGGAGTATGCAAGAATCGAAAATGGGCAGGTGGTTTTGCGCTGGGCACCGACGGATGATCGAAGCGTGGAGTATGTGGTCTATAAAAGCGATGGCTGGTTTATGCCAAAGACGGAGCGATTTGTTGGAATCAAAGATGTCAATTTTTATGATCGAGAGATTGTCCCGGGTAAAAAATATTACTATTCTGTGGCGGCGGTTGATCGTCATGGACTCGAATCAAAGCGAAGCAACGAAGTGGTTCTCCTGCTCCCCCAAGAGGCTCGCTAA
- the trmB gene encoding tRNA (guanosine(46)-N7)-methyltransferase TrmB, translating into MPHFIASSFTHPDYPFEEEGYCFSDSLSNLLHPHEELVRVEVEGKEFFLRIKHRLKENDFIIRFDKSTRVSPVGIIKKALRIFAQKSQAQILSDNLSEEDSIRQKRLTPFLKTPEFFMHEAHQGQYWVEIGFGSGRHLLHQAKAHPEKRFIGLEIHTPSIEQVLRRLELEEISNVSIVSYDARVFLELLPSNAIERLFVHFPVPWDKKPHRRIFSRAFLNEAIRTLGVGGVLELRTDSEDYFLFAKELLLELNRVHFSIRKNFDAPISSKYEDRWRKQNKNIYDLLLHNDQHSPDPLRPSDFSFKPLKRCDAAELRREIREGWFASIERLYRSKDGKSMAIRSSFGDFAYPEKKYLWIKGEEARYFGSSPIPSLANHQAHKLLEEWLS; encoded by the coding sequence ATGCCCCATTTTATTGCCTCTTCGTTCACGCATCCCGACTATCCTTTTGAAGAGGAGGGATATTGCTTTAGCGATTCTCTCTCCAACCTCCTTCACCCCCACGAAGAGCTCGTGAGGGTCGAGGTGGAGGGGAAAGAGTTTTTCCTTCGCATCAAACATCGCCTCAAAGAGAACGACTTCATTATTCGATTTGACAAGTCCACGCGAGTCTCCCCTGTGGGAATTATCAAAAAAGCCCTTCGAATCTTTGCCCAAAAAAGCCAAGCCCAAATCCTCTCTGACAACCTCTCCGAAGAGGATTCGATTCGCCAAAAGAGACTCACTCCTTTTTTAAAAACTCCCGAGTTTTTTATGCACGAGGCACACCAAGGGCAATATTGGGTGGAGATTGGCTTTGGGAGCGGGCGTCACCTCCTCCATCAGGCCAAAGCCCATCCAGAGAAGCGCTTTATTGGGCTTGAGATTCACACCCCCTCCATCGAACAGGTCTTAAGACGGTTGGAGCTAGAAGAGATATCCAATGTCTCCATCGTCTCTTATGATGCGAGAGTTTTTTTGGAGCTCCTCCCCTCTAACGCTATTGAGCGGCTTTTTGTGCACTTTCCCGTCCCTTGGGATAAAAAGCCTCATCGTCGAATCTTTAGTCGAGCTTTCCTTAATGAAGCGATTCGTACGCTAGGGGTGGGGGGGGTATTAGAGCTAAGAACGGATAGTGAAGACTATTTTCTCTTTGCCAAAGAGCTTCTTTTGGAGCTTAACCGCGTCCATTTTTCCATCCGCAAAAATTTTGATGCGCCCATTAGTAGCAAGTATGAAGATCGCTGGAGAAAGCAAAATAAAAATATCTACGACCTTTTGCTTCATAACGACCAGCACTCTCCTGACCCCCTCCGCCCTAGTGATTTCTCCTTCAAGCCGCTAAAGCGATGCGATGCGGCGGAGCTTAGAAGGGAGATTCGCGAGGGGTGGTTTGCAAGTATCGAGCGACTCTATCGCTCCAAAGATGGCAAGAGCATGGCGATACGGAGCTCTTTTGGTGATTTCGCCTACCCTGAGAAGAAGTATCTTTGGATTAAGGGGGAAGAGGCGCGCTACTTTGGCTCCTCGCCCATCCCCTCTCTTGCGAATCATCAGGCCCATAAACTCCTAGAGGAGTGGCTTTCATGA
- a CDS encoding cell division ATP-binding protein FtsE yields MSKIISASKLYLGYKKEESVIKNAAFEIKAKEFVFISGPSGSGKSTLLKSLYGALCVHSGSLNVCGIEMLEVKKRKIDFLRRHIGIVFQDYKLIKEWTIEKNVMLPMIINGFSKEACQAQAERLLAHIKLSHKAGKYPPELSGGEQQRVAMARALAHNPLLILADEPTGNLDDYSSDVIWNLLKGVNEQLGISVVVVTHRIPDNLNIPYRHLYIEDGVVYELS; encoded by the coding sequence ATGAGCAAAATCATCTCCGCCTCCAAGCTCTACTTGGGTTACAAAAAAGAGGAATCGGTGATCAAAAATGCCGCTTTTGAGATCAAAGCTAAAGAGTTTGTCTTTATCAGTGGTCCTAGCGGAAGCGGCAAGAGCACCCTTTTAAAGTCTCTCTATGGGGCGCTTTGTGTTCATTCGGGGAGCCTCAATGTCTGCGGAATCGAGATGCTTGAGGTCAAAAAGCGCAAGATTGACTTTTTGCGCCGCCATATTGGAATCGTCTTTCAGGATTACAAGCTGATCAAAGAGTGGACGATCGAGAAAAATGTGATGCTCCCCATGATCATCAACGGATTCTCTAAAGAGGCTTGTCAGGCTCAAGCGGAGAGGCTTTTGGCGCACATCAAGCTCTCGCACAAGGCGGGCAAATATCCTCCTGAGCTAAGCGGAGGCGAACAACAAAGAGTGGCTATGGCGAGGGCTTTGGCCCACAATCCTCTCCTTATTCTCGCGGACGAGCCCACAGGGAATCTAGATGACTACTCTAGCGATGTGATCTGGAATCTTCTCAAAGGGGTGAATGAGCAATTGGGGATTAGTGTGGTGGTGGTGACGCATCGAATCCCTGACAATCTCAACATCCCCTATCGTCACCTCTATATTGAGGATGGAGTGGTCTATGAGCTCTCTTAA
- a CDS encoding FtsX-like permease family protein, with translation MSSLKHHLSLIIPLIALLFSLESIVLIQRAVAGYEANLGKSYSIVIATRKEVSLEEIKRVVKEAEGLKAIAPDAVLEKLQKDISSANLALLKDSLPQFYSLSLDSFPDKSRLGAIDAALKKMNGVERVESFVKSHDQIYRLLLLLKSSVMVFAGLISIISLLLMVKQIEIWRFEHSERMEIMGYFGAPSWMRNGLLFRLALVDSLIAAGIIGAGMIYLSQDPTTLTLIGDVGLDGSIFAPEHDSLLLLLGGVGVSILSVWMVILRPRG, from the coding sequence ATGAGCTCTCTTAAGCATCACCTCTCTCTCATCATTCCGCTCATCGCGCTACTTTTTAGCTTGGAGAGCATTGTGCTCATTCAGCGCGCGGTGGCAGGATATGAGGCCAATCTTGGCAAGAGCTATTCGATTGTTATCGCCACACGCAAAGAGGTTTCTCTCGAAGAGATCAAGAGGGTTGTGAAGGAGGCAGAGGGGCTTAAGGCAATTGCTCCTGATGCGGTGCTCGAGAAGCTCCAAAAAGATATTAGCAGTGCCAATCTAGCTCTCCTTAAAGATTCTCTTCCGCAGTTCTACTCACTCTCGCTTGATTCCTTCCCCGACAAGAGTCGTTTGGGGGCGATTGATGCAGCTTTAAAAAAGATGAATGGGGTCGAGCGCGTGGAATCGTTTGTCAAGTCACACGACCAGATCTATCGCCTGCTGTTGCTTCTTAAAAGTAGTGTGATGGTTTTTGCGGGGCTCATCTCGATCATCAGCCTTTTGTTGATGGTGAAGCAGATTGAGATTTGGCGCTTTGAGCATAGCGAACGCATGGAGATCATGGGTTATTTTGGAGCTCCTTCATGGATGCGCAATGGTCTTTTATTCCGCTTGGCGTTGGTCGATTCGCTTATTGCGGCGGGAATCATTGGCGCAGGGATGATCTACCTGAGCCAAGATCCTACCACACTCACTCTCATTGGTGATGTGGGGCTTGATGGGTCCATCTTTGCCCCAGAGCATGATTCGCTTCTTTTGTTGCTGGGCGGCGTAGGCGTCTCCATCCTCTCGGTGTGGATGGTGATTTTGCGTCCAAGGGGGTAG
- a CDS encoding murein hydrolase activator EnvC family protein — protein sequence MHSLLLLFFFLGALSLEAASIQTQINTKSGELKESLQKERTLSQKLETLGAEVNKQNQKITQLEKSIQEAGENIAKNEGEFKEREKELGELERRQEEIEQAKREIEQQLLEVIAQDVSFVMILNDHHPKSAEDLVFEEVFKALSQEMKKRVDGLTLKQSELAKESQRVGSTIAGIKKFIQTENEKRRRLDEMKKNQKELVASLAKEMKEYDAELKRVVQERESLKGILAKLNITKEQEEAKRRAKETTSKKSDPKEESVEGALEVRQVATSYHDVSTVKYTGERTIPPLERFEIERKFGPYYDPVYKMKVFNESVIFNALESDAKVRSVMDGKVVFAKETPMLKRVVIIEHKNSLHTIYAHLDKIAPTIKPGSPVKKGYIIGRTDGKLMFEVTQKDRHIDPMEFITVK from the coding sequence TTGCATTCACTCCTCCTCCTCTTCTTCTTTTTGGGCGCCCTCTCTCTTGAGGCGGCCTCCATTCAGACCCAAATCAACACCAAGAGCGGGGAGCTCAAAGAGAGTCTTCAAAAAGAGCGCACTCTTAGCCAAAAACTAGAGACGCTTGGGGCTGAGGTCAATAAGCAGAATCAAAAGATCACTCAACTTGAAAAGAGCATCCAAGAGGCGGGGGAGAATATCGCCAAGAATGAGGGAGAGTTCAAAGAGCGCGAAAAGGAGCTTGGGGAGCTAGAGAGGCGCCAAGAGGAGATTGAGCAAGCCAAGAGAGAGATTGAGCAACAGCTTCTTGAGGTGATCGCGCAAGATGTCTCTTTTGTGATGATTCTTAATGATCATCATCCCAAGTCGGCCGAGGATTTGGTGTTTGAGGAGGTTTTTAAGGCGCTCAGTCAAGAGATGAAAAAGCGTGTGGACGGATTGACTTTAAAGCAGTCAGAGTTGGCCAAAGAATCGCAAAGGGTGGGGAGCACCATCGCTGGAATTAAAAAATTTATTCAAACGGAGAATGAGAAGCGACGGCGACTGGATGAGATGAAGAAGAATCAAAAAGAGCTGGTCGCCTCTTTGGCCAAAGAGATGAAAGAGTATGATGCCGAGCTCAAGCGAGTGGTGCAAGAGCGTGAGAGCCTCAAAGGGATCTTGGCCAAGCTTAATATCACCAAGGAGCAAGAGGAGGCCAAAAGGCGCGCTAAAGAAACTACCTCCAAAAAGAGTGATCCCAAGGAGGAGAGCGTGGAGGGGGCGTTAGAAGTGAGGCAAGTGGCCACTTCCTATCACGATGTGAGCACCGTCAAGTACACAGGAGAGAGAACGATTCCCCCTTTAGAGCGTTTTGAGATAGAGCGAAAATTTGGCCCCTATTATGACCCTGTTTATAAAATGAAAGTGTTTAATGAATCGGTTATTTTCAACGCTTTGGAGAGCGATGCGAAGGTGAGGAGCGTGATGGATGGCAAGGTGGTCTTTGCCAAAGAGACGCCTATGCTAAAGCGGGTCGTGATCATTGAACATAAAAACAGCCTCCATACCATCTATGCCCATTTAGACAAGATCGCCCCCACGATTAAGCCTGGAAGTCCTGTCAAAAAAGGCTATATTATCGGGAGGACTGATGGCAAGCTTATGTTTGAGGTGACGCAAAAAGATCGTCATATCGACCCCATGGAGTTCATTACAGTAAAATAA
- a CDS encoding FlaG family protein, with the protein MIEMIGQTGAITTTPATGALVNTSKGEGAGVASSSTQQIQKEVQELQDSKNVEDLKKELMQLTEELNREFNPLNMNIKFGFSDDIESLYVTVSERDSNRLIRKIPSDEAIELMVKMREIVGIIFDKKG; encoded by the coding sequence ATGATTGAGATGATTGGGCAGACAGGGGCTATCACCACAACCCCCGCAACAGGAGCTTTGGTAAACACTTCCAAGGGAGAGGGAGCGGGAGTTGCTTCTTCTTCAACGCAACAGATTCAAAAAGAGGTGCAAGAGCTTCAGGATAGCAAAAATGTCGAGGATCTCAAAAAAGAGCTCATGCAGCTCACTGAGGAGCTCAATCGAGAGTTCAATCCTCTTAATATGAATATAAAGTTTGGCTTCAGCGATGATATTGAGAGCCTCTATGTGACCGTCAGCGAGCGAGACAGTAATCGTCTCATTCGCAAAATTCCCAGTGATGAAGCGATTGAGTTGATGGTCAAGATGCGTGAGATCGTTGGAATCATCTTTGACAAAAAGGGCTAG
- the fliD gene encoding flagellar filament capping protein FliD, which translates to MATGTITALGIGSNVLTSDVIDKLKDAETTAKINPFTKKMQDNLDKQTSLTQIMTLFGTLNSSAKKLADTSSYLERSSSVTGNGVTATIGAGLPVQDISVKVNQLATGDINQVGTSYESRDSVFSTTNTVLKFNAGGKDYSIKIAAGTTVGDVAQSITDATNGAVTGVVMKTGGSKPFQLMINSKETGAGNKIYFGTTLTSSNVKTGSIEASGSGDLTVTLKDKNGNDKTLDITIPPTASGADSQSNAAAIQKAIKEAVSADSDFAGLEEDINIGLSSDGKQVIVNDRRGNDVSVGGAKASDFGFKTTTKTAANTIEGSSVASGQLSGTLTIGNIDLDLSTLSAAGNSGTQNAQAVADAINTAASGYSASVENGKLIINKNDGGNVQVTLKGADGSAEQSASKKAIAALGLTAGTHQSYVDFQTNTLKLDNIQSAQDAKLTYNGIAITRPTNSINDIVSGVSLELTAVHKEDDSPAVIRVTRDNKAIYDEAQNFVDSFNALMDQLEQDTKYDVDTKIAGVFQGDSDIRSIKNALNNLLSYTDGDKNSLYKYGISLNESGRLTLDSEKLQKAYEEDPDMAMAFFKGTAKTIGGKETEVKGIFTQFNETIDDYITGSNARLKLLETSLTDESKRLEEQKTKAQKDLDDRYDIMTARFAAYDSMIAKINQSFSSLNMMIQQASNS; encoded by the coding sequence ATGGCAACAGGAACTATTACTGCTCTAGGAATCGGTAGCAATGTTTTGACAAGTGATGTGATTGATAAGCTAAAAGACGCCGAAACAACCGCCAAAATCAACCCCTTTACCAAGAAGATGCAAGACAATCTTGATAAACAGACAAGCCTAACGCAGATCATGACGCTCTTTGGCACGCTCAACAGCAGCGCCAAGAAGCTGGCGGATACCTCCAGCTATCTAGAGCGTTCTAGTAGCGTGACGGGCAATGGCGTAACCGCCACTATAGGCGCAGGTCTTCCTGTGCAGGATATTTCAGTCAAGGTGAACCAGTTGGCCACGGGAGATATCAATCAGGTGGGCACATCCTATGAGTCGAGAGATTCGGTCTTTTCAACCACCAATACCGTACTAAAATTCAATGCAGGCGGCAAAGACTATTCCATCAAAATCGCCGCAGGAACGACCGTGGGCGATGTAGCCCAAAGTATCACTGACGCAACCAATGGAGCGGTCACAGGGGTTGTCATGAAGACAGGAGGGAGTAAGCCTTTTCAGCTCATGATCAACTCCAAAGAGACAGGAGCGGGCAATAAGATCTACTTTGGAACAACGCTTACAAGCTCTAATGTTAAAACAGGTTCAATTGAGGCTAGCGGAAGTGGCGATCTAACGGTCACCCTCAAAGACAAAAATGGCAATGACAAGACGCTTGATATCACAATACCTCCAACTGCTTCGGGAGCCGATTCTCAAAGCAATGCCGCAGCTATCCAAAAGGCTATCAAAGAGGCTGTGAGCGCTGATTCGGATTTTGCAGGCCTTGAAGAGGATATCAATATTGGTCTTAGTAGTGATGGCAAGCAGGTGATCGTCAATGATCGGCGAGGCAACGATGTGAGCGTAGGAGGAGCTAAAGCAAGTGACTTTGGTTTTAAAACTACAACGAAAACGGCTGCCAATACAATCGAAGGATCGTCGGTGGCCAGCGGACAGCTCAGTGGCACGCTCACTATCGGTAATATTGATCTTGACCTCTCCACGCTGAGCGCGGCAGGCAACTCAGGCACTCAAAATGCCCAAGCGGTGGCCGATGCGATCAATACGGCTGCTAGCGGCTATAGCGCCAGCGTGGAGAATGGCAAGCTTATTATCAATAAAAATGACGGGGGTAATGTTCAGGTGACGCTCAAAGGGGCGGATGGAAGTGCTGAGCAGTCAGCCAGTAAGAAGGCGATCGCCGCTCTTGGGCTTACCGCAGGAACGCATCAGTCCTATGTTGATTTCCAAACCAATACGCTCAAGCTTGACAATATTCAAAGCGCTCAAGACGCGAAGCTCACCTATAATGGAATTGCTATCACGCGGCCCACTAACTCCATCAATGATATTGTTTCTGGCGTAAGTCTAGAGCTCACTGCGGTGCATAAAGAGGACGATTCTCCTGCGGTGATTCGTGTCACACGAGACAATAAGGCAATCTATGATGAAGCTCAAAATTTTGTAGATTCTTTTAATGCCTTAATGGATCAGCTAGAGCAAGATACAAAATATGATGTAGATACAAAGATTGCGGGGGTTTTTCAGGGAGATAGTGATATTCGGAGCATTAAAAATGCACTCAACAATCTCCTCTCCTACACTGATGGAGACAAGAACAGTCTCTATAAATATGGAATCTCACTCAATGAGAGCGGCCGCTTGACACTTGATTCAGAGAAGCTCCAGAAGGCTTACGAGGAGGACCCCGATATGGCGATGGCCTTTTTCAAAGGCACCGCCAAGACCATCGGAGGTAAAGAGACTGAGGTGAAGGGAATTTTCACGCAATTTAATGAAACAATTGATGATTACATAACAGGAAGTAATGCTAGGCTCAAGTTGCTTGAAACTTCGCTCACCGATGAATCAAAGCGACTAGAGGAACAAAAGACCAAAGCTCAAAAGGATTTAGACGATCGCTATGATATCATGACGGCGCGATTTGCGGCCTATGACTCGATGATTGCCAAAATTAACCAAAGCTTTAGTTCTCTCAATATGATGATTCAACAAGCCTCAAACTCGTAG
- the fliS gene encoding flagellar export chaperone FliS, producing MRSNAAYSSYQQNSITVESPAKLIEMLYEGILRFTALAKRAMDEEDIEKKIYYVNRTTDIFTELLNSLDYKRGGDVAHYLTGLYTHQIKLLTQANVENNKEKIDIVIKVTRGLLEAWKEIHQNELAKGV from the coding sequence ATGAGAAGTAACGCCGCCTATAGCTCCTATCAGCAAAACTCTATCACCGTGGAATCTCCCGCTAAGCTGATAGAGATGCTTTATGAAGGGATTCTGCGCTTCACAGCCTTGGCGAAACGAGCAATGGATGAAGAGGATATTGAGAAGAAGATCTACTACGTCAATCGAACTACGGATATTTTCACTGAGCTTTTAAACTCTCTTGATTATAAGCGTGGGGGGGATGTGGCGCATTATCTTACGGGACTCTACACGCACCAAATCAAGCTTCTCACACAAGCTAATGTGGAAAATAACAAAGAGAAGATCGATATTGTCATCAAGGTGACCCGCGGTCTTTTGGAGGCATGGAAGGAGATACACCAAAATGAGTTGGCTAAGGGAGTTTAA
- a CDS encoding DUF2156 domain-containing protein has product MQWKPIDIEDRETLEGFFRSEELSVSDFSFTNLYLWHFSRSISYAIIEDLLCIKTQYHGEHPFLFFPLGKGEKRGVIERLMECFESRAIPFTMRSLGEEMKDELERLMPEKFEFIYNRDRSDYVYLTEELIELKGRKFHKKKNHLNRFFELYPDFSYESLSMENVDELLEAWKLWFGRIADEANEGLKNEYIGIVETLKHFGKMSYKGGILRVKGKIVAFTLGEQLNSDTVVVHIEKADTEYHGAYQAINQQFLANEWSHLTYVNREEDLGIEGLRRAKLSYQPSHLIDKYNVTPKPQS; this is encoded by the coding sequence ATGCAATGGAAGCCGATCGATATTGAAGATCGAGAGACTTTGGAGGGCTTTTTCCGCTCCGAGGAACTTTCGGTCTCTGATTTTTCCTTCACTAATCTTTACCTTTGGCACTTTTCCCGCTCTATCTCCTACGCGATTATTGAGGACCTTTTGTGCATCAAAACTCAATACCACGGTGAACATCCTTTTCTTTTTTTCCCTCTTGGCAAAGGAGAGAAGAGAGGCGTGATTGAGCGCCTCATGGAGTGCTTTGAATCGCGGGCGATTCCTTTTACGATGCGCTCTTTGGGCGAAGAGATGAAAGATGAGCTTGAGCGCCTCATGCCAGAGAAATTTGAGTTTATCTACAATCGTGACCGCTCCGACTATGTCTATTTAACGGAAGAGCTCATTGAGCTTAAAGGGCGTAAATTTCACAAGAAAAAGAATCATCTTAATCGATTCTTTGAGCTCTACCCCGATTTTAGCTACGAAAGCCTCTCAATGGAGAATGTCGATGAGTTGCTAGAGGCATGGAAGCTTTGGTTTGGAAGAATCGCTGATGAGGCCAACGAGGGGCTCAAAAATGAATATATTGGAATCGTGGAGACGCTCAAGCATTTCGGCAAGATGAGCTACAAAGGGGGAATTTTGCGCGTGAAGGGCAAGATCGTGGCTTTCACCCTAGGGGAGCAGCTCAATAGCGACACGGTGGTGGTGCATATCGAAAAAGCAGACACAGAGTATCACGGAGCCTATCAAGCGATCAATCAGCAGTTCTTGGCTAACGAATGGAGCCATCTCACCTATGTCAATCGAGAAGAAGATTTAGGAATTGAAGGGCTCAGGCGCGCCAAGCTCTCCTATCAGCCCTCTCATCTTATCGACAAATATAACGTCACCCCCAAACCCCAAAGCTAG